The Vicia villosa cultivar HV-30 ecotype Madison, WI unplaced genomic scaffold, Vvil1.0 ctg.001479F_1_1, whole genome shotgun sequence genome includes a region encoding these proteins:
- the LOC131635405 gene encoding uncharacterized protein LOC131635405, translating to MEIKVRKPFFLNFKKVPTPLKVFCDNISGSLRFSESLNMLISLVRTNVDEVLLNTMIQFYDPLLHCFTFRDFQLVPSLEEFSYLLGLPVLDRIPYTGKEEDPKWEDIAAALHLPKAEIEKVWISKKEYSGLPLDFLYEKAEIFAKASSMDALEGVLSLLIYGQLLFHHYDKIVDVAAIKIFLSKNPVPTLLGDFLHSIHFRASKRKGCILGCAPLLHKWFISHLPRSVRKNEEGLTWAQRIMKLSFDDVIWYQKEFERTLLFDCCGEFLNIPLLGVHGGITYNHILARHQFGFALKDKLCSLYISAKYFSYDSDEAKKRDLFIKAWSKIKKVGAKDIGRRNYIPLDPYFQWIYDRVVEFGMPYPSDTPIVPRIAPPAVPIAFVPYVPAPNEDLVATVNQLKRERDDFERRLREAEVEKEVLIENAKERETLLDYFCQKWKIGDFVSPNQINSWEEEISNIVQEREEMIKAHKEEVKTLKRKRRQEDKSPRF from the coding sequence ATGGAAATCAAAGTTCGTAAACCGTTCTTCCTTAATTTCAAGAAAGTGCCTACACCACTGAAGGTTTTTTGTGACAACATCTCTGGTTCTCTCAGATTCAGTGAGTCTCTCAACATGCTTATAAGTTTGGTGcgaactaatgtggatgaagttcTTCTCAACACTAtgattcagttctatgatcctctGCTACATTGCTTCACCTTTAGAGATTTTCAGTTAGTACCATCCTTGGAAGAGTTCTCATACTTGCTAGGACTTCCTGTACTTGATCGAATTCCttatactggtaaagaagaagatcctaaaTGGGAAGACATTGCGGCTGCCCTACACCTACCAAAAGCTGAAATTGAGAAGGTTTGGATTAGTAAGAAAGAATATTCTGGATTACCTCTTGACTTCCTCTACGAAAAGGCGGAGATTTTTGCTAAGGCTTCAAGCATGGATGCTTTAGAGGGTGTTTTATCTTTGCTAATTTATGGGCAATTATTATTCCACCATTATGACAAAATTGTTGATGTGGCTGCTATCAAGATATTCCTCAGTAAGAATCCcgttcctactctacttggtgacTTTTTACATTCTATTCATTTTCGAGCgtcaaaaaggaaaggttgtATTCTTGGATGTGCTCCTCTAttacataagtggtttatttcgcacttaccccgCTCtgtaagaaagaatgaagaaggatTAACTTGGGCTCAGAGAATCATGAAGCTTTCTTTTGACGACGTCATCTGGtaccaaaaggagtttgagaGAACTTTATTGTTTGATTGTTGTGGAGAATTCCTCAACATACCTCTTCTTGGTGTTCATGGAGGaataacatataatcatattttggctcgacatcagtttggtttcgcTTTAAAAGACAAGCTGTGTTCCTTATATATTAGTGCAAAATATTTCAGCTATGATTCCGATGAAGCTAAGAAAAGAGATCTCTTCATTAAAGCCTGGTCAAAAATAAAGAAAGTTGGTGCAAAAGACATAGGGAGAAGAAACTACATCCCATTAGACCCATACTTCCAATGGATCTATGACAGAGTTGTGGAGTTTGGGATGCCATACCCATCTGATACGCCTATAGTACCAAGAATAGCTCCTCCTGCTGTTCCGATTGCGTTTGTGCCATATGTCCCTGCCCCAAACGAAGATCTTGTTGCAACTGTTAACCAATTGAAGAGAGAAAGGGATGACTTTGAGAGACGTTTGCGAGAAGCAGAAGTTGAAAAAGAAGTATTGATAGAAAATGCTAAAGAGCGAGAGACTTTACTTGACTACTTTTGTCAAAAATGGAAGATCGGAGATTTTGTTTCTCCAAATCAGATCAATTCATGGGAGGAGGAAATTTCCAACATTGTccaagaaagagaagaaatgatCAAGGCACACAAGGAAGAAGTCAAGACTTTGAAAAGGAAGCGTCGTCAGGAAGACAAAAGTCCCAGATTTTAG